The genomic stretch CAGCTGCAAGCAGTTCAAAAAGCAGATGGACGTATGTGAAGACGTGTGCCGTCAGCTCAGCGGCGGCGAGCGAGCGATCATGGGCGTGATGGTGGAAAGCCATCTGGTGGAAGGCAACCAGAATCTGGAGAGCGGCGAACCGCTGGTATACGGCAAGAGCGTCACCGATGCCTGCATCGGTTGGGATGATACCGACAGCCTGCTGCGTCAGCTGGCGGCGGCGGTACGTCAGCGTCGCGGCTGATGCCTGACCCGTTCACCCATAAAAAAACCCGGTCTGGACCGGGTTTTTTCTTTTTACACTGGGTGTATAAAACGAATTACTTCGCTTTACCCTGGTTGGCTACCGCCGCTGCCTTGGCAGCGATCTCGTCGGCGTTGCCCAGATAGTAACGTTTGATCGGTTTGAAGTTTTCGTCGAATTCGTAGACCAGCGGAACCGCAGTCGGGATATTCAGTTCCAGAATCTCTTCTTCGCTCATGTTATCCAGGTATTTCACCAGCGCGCGCAGCGAGTTGCCGTGAGCGGCGATGATTACGCGCTCGCCTTTTTTCAGGCGCGGCAGAATGCTTTCGTTCCAGTACGGCACTACGCGTTCGATGGTCAGCGCCAGACTTTCGGTCAGCGGCAGCTCTTTGTCGCTCAGCGACGCGTAGCGCGGATCATGGCCCGGGAAACGCTCGTCGTCACGGGTCAGTTCCGGCGGGGTGACCGCGAAGCCGCGACGCCACAGTTTCACCTGGTCGTCACCGTATTTTTCGGCGGTTTCCGCTTTGTTCAGACCCTGCAGCGCACCGTAGTGAC from Dickeya fangzhongdai encodes the following:
- the gpmA gene encoding 2,3-diphosphoglycerate-dependent phosphoglycerate mutase, with product MAVTKLVLVRHGESQWNNENRFTGWMDVELSEKGVNEAKQAGKLLKEEGFSFDFAYTSVLKRAIHTLWNVLDELDQAWLPVEKCWKLNERHYGALQGLNKAETAEKYGDDQVKLWRRGFAVTPPELTRDDERFPGHDPRYASLSDKELPLTESLALTIERVVPYWNESILPRLKKGERVIIAAHGNSLRALVKYLDNMSEEEILELNIPTAVPLVYEFDENFKPIKRYYLGNADEIAAKAAAVANQGKAK